The nucleotide window gtatctatgTAAgggttttgtgaagtttaggtaTTTGATATAGGTATGGTacgtgaaagatgaagataacgaacagtaatgaatctcataactccaataagcaatacaaaatagagagttgggcaaactcaTATAAAGCTAATATTCATTCATATAATTTGGATATTAAATGTGCCTAAAACCGAGTTATGATTCTGAAGAATTTCATCATTTGAAAGGGAAGGTGAAGTATAATTAGGATTACTAAATGTAGAATGAATGCCAAATGCgtttaaaatacaaacaaaGACGTCCCACGGGAATCTGGGTtagattaggtcctcagtaccccttgcttgtcgtaagaggcaagaCAACTAAATGTGGCTGttctttggatgagactgcaaaaaccgaggccccttgtcacagcaggtgtgacacgataaatatcattggcctaaattttgcagtccttcaccggcaatgatgtcgtgtctatatgagtgaaaaattcgctAGCCAATATACAATcatcacagaaaaaaaaatatcacaagctttgtcagctggaattAAAACATGATATTCATATAACCTATTTAACCTTTTTATCACTTCTAGTTTACtgaacacagaaggatagatggtacgcacTTTTGTTTTGGTGTGTCTAATACGGTATTTTAGTATTTCTCTGACATATTTTATTCGTTTTTATAAGGTATTCTTTTCATATTAGGCAATGTCTGGTAACATTTTTAacataattcaaaatagagatAAATTTCTGTCGCCAATTGGAAGACTGTGGGTTCTCTGAATTTATGATGTTCTGAAATAAGCTATTCAGGTTCTTTTCAGCCATTTTGACATAATCCTTAATGACATGTCTAGCTGAACTATAATTGAAAGAAGAAGAACACATTGGTGAAATATGTATAAAATGGTCTCTCTCAAAGCACTGTAAGTGTGAAGTATAAAGTCAATTTAACAAAAAACGTTGCTAGTCATAAAATGTGTATAAGCTATAtcgtgaccttgacttttggcCTACAATCATTAGGGTTCTTGCTCTCTTGATAAGTTCTAAcctacatgtgaaatatgaaatatatcgAGGGGAAAATGTTGCCTGTATGGAGTGTATACAAACTCAGTGTTACACCCACACTCACATACTCACTCACCCACAAACTCTCGCGTTGGTATTTTCTCTCTCGCAGTGCATAATCATGAGTGGTTTCTTAACTTAGACTACACATCTGTAGTATTTGGATGCATGTGTAGGTATTCATATTTAAGGGAAGTTACATAGTCAATGCCTGTTCAATTTTTAACAACTCTTAAGTGTTGATGCAGTAAACCTGGAGCTATATACATCTATCTCTCTAACATAATGAAACTTGAAAACACTGAATTCATGTAACATTGGTGTAAACAACACCGATATCTCAGTATGAATGTATCAATTGAACTGTCAACTGAAGTATGCAACAAAACCAAGGCAAATAACTTTTACAATGTACGATACAAAACAGCATTATCCAATGAATTACACTCCAACAAAGACTCCTATTGTTTATGCTATTCTGGATCCTTTTAGCGCCTAATGGCTATTAGACATTCATTacacaatcaatatattttattaagCACTTTGAAgacatttgtttacatatataaacgAATAAATGCAATACAAAACAGTGAAATGTTTGTCATCGTTCGTATTTAAAGCTTCATAGAAAGCtatattcattaaatgtcaCACTCTATATTCTGACAGAGATTTTAAATAGCATAAATATCCAAGGCTATacgcaaacacgtacccctgaaCAAATcatcagaggtgagatcaggtgcctaggaggagtaagcatcctctgtcgaccggtcacaccacaGATATATAGTCATCCAAATCACAAATGAGCAATATTTGAGGAAATGTTTGTAATTTACCTATATATTACAATTACTATATTTtctagaaatgaaataaaaataatttaacatcAAACCAATACATGgaaattatcattgatatcaaaatacaGGGGGCCTGCCGGATGTTTTATTCGGTAAACACTCGATTGAAAGAATTGCTTATTGTATGTTACAATTATAACCATTTGCAACATCAATGAATTCTATTATCGAGTTGGTATTTCAATGCTACATGTAATAGGAAAGCCGAACACTTGTGCCAAGGAATGTATAGTTGCAATTCAACTCCCGTACCCGACGAACTATCATCTCCTGGATAAAAGGTTTCCTTTACTGAATATGAATAGTGTGGCATGATTAGATCAAAAATGTATATTATCTTGGATGTAATGTGTAAATCGTCCTTTGAGTATCTAAGACTTAgaataaaactttcaaaatgaTAAGCAATCctttaatatgatatatttcattacattaGGACAAAAAACTTACAATCATCTGTAGATtagaaacaaatatatatatatatatatatatatatatatataaaccaatgACTGTATCGAGGTAAGccaatgacaaacaagttgatggtacagggatttcaacagtctcgattgaagtcagcatttcgcaaattctatggtcgttataacgatctacgtCGTCAGTACAacttcgcattgggtcaaatgctgtctgacgtgtttcataccgattgttaagccgttcttggcacactgattttgactgcggataactccgtttacctgatcaggatatagggctcacggcgggtgtgaccggtcaacaggggatgcttactcctcctaggcacctgatcccgtctctggtgtgtccaggggtctgtgtttgcccaattatctattttgtattgcttataggagttatgagattgatcactgttcgttatcttcaccttgcattgattcTCCTAAATAGATACTCACAAAAACTACATTGTCCATGGTCAATCGCCTCTGAGTTACattacaattatatatatatatatatatatatatatatatatatatatatatatatattctactgCATGGGATATTTCCGTACACTCAAATAGAAAATACAATGAAGAAACaaactttattttgaaaatacacgagggtatgaactgtgacgctaCACATCGGTATATTGCATGGAAAGGTATGCCGGTATGAAGTGTTGTCCGCCATACCctaatgtatttgaaaattaagtttatttcttatatttatgttttatcTTGATTTCTGTCAGATTTACCAGCTGTTGAAAtagacaaaatatatcaatatgtaTTCATACGcctaatgtaaacaaattcaGCACGTTAATGGGGATGTGGGTATCATTATAATTCCTAGAGGCCTCagatagaaaatattgaaaatctatGCTGAATATGTTAGACACCTTGaagcaaaaaacaaaacactatGAAAAACAACGTCgcgataacaaacaatgatctaTGATGAATATAGAATTGAGAGTAGGGCCAATATGGATTCCTGGAATATGTAAAGGtgagatcaagtgcctaggaggaatacgCATCCCCACTtcaccggtcacactcgccatgAGCCCTTTTATCTTGACCATGTAAACGTAGTAATCAATTGTCAAAAtcggtatgtaaagaacggtcaaacaataggtatgaaacaggtcagacagcattttccTCAATGACATCCTGTATTTGCAAAGCAGGTCATTATGATGTTCATGAAACCTGATACATTCTGATCCTGAAACGAGATTGTTAAACTCCctgtatatattattatacaCAGAATGTGCTATCATGTaccaaatcagttgagagatattttaacaccatatgcagctgATAGTGGGAGATTGTTTAATAAAACGACGGAAAAGATACAAGCAACCCGTTTGTCATCAAGCTAAAtggttagtttgccattaactAATTTTAATctatattgaaatatttgacaaatttaTATCACTGTAAATCAAGGTACGTTTTTAACTCAGTATTGCATGCTCATAATATAGAGAAAATTCAAAACGTGCATTTGCACATAGTGTGCTgggaaaattgttaaaatttataaacattGAAATTACACTAACGATACCAtcacatgaaaggcgaagataataaacattgatcaatcgcataactcctataaccccTGCAACAACTAGTTTAtgacatgtatattacaaacaACACTTCATGTATTTGcattattttgaatatatttgataaatttaAACAGAGGAAATAATACACaattttaatactttttaattagaaatattgttttttaaaaatcgtgaTTAGAGTATACTATTAactttagatttaaaaaatatagaattgTTAAAGTGTCtttgaattaaaattgaatCAAGGAAATTATCAAACAATGTTAATTGGAAACAACCTGAAACTACCCGATAACGAGTAAAAATAGTATAAAGAGTTCAGTGTCTAGAGTGCTTGCTTCATATCTGTTCAAGCATCAGCAGCGTCAGACTAAATCGTAAAATACCAAATGGAAATTAGAACTGCAGGTATTTTGGCTGAGAACATCAACAACGGAGGACCGTGTATGGACAGGATTTAACACCTGGCTATGTGACAGTTTATTTCCAGTTGCTGGCGTCTCAACATGAGTGAGGAATTCTAAAGCAGACATAAGACAAAGAAACACTACActaaatatatttcagaaattAGAGAGAGATTGAAGGTCTGATAAAATGGAACTGTTACAATAATTGGGGAATTATGATAATAGCACACATAATCTTGATGCATTGCAAAATAAAGGAAAATAATTATCTATTGCGGTAATATACTCTACGTGCAACAATAACATACATAGAACTAAGACGGCTTGTTTCATAGTTCAACGCTCGTCGTTACAGTGTAGATGCTACATTTACTGAATCCTTGTGCGGCACAAGTGATGTTTCATTGATCATACACTGTTTATTCACATTCTTATAAATAAAGACGTATAGTTTTGTCCCCCTGTACAGAATTATTaggaatgaatttaattttgggGCATATTGTGCGACATAACCTGGTTTGGATCagtttctgcttttcctaatcCGCTTGGTGAATATCTGATCTAAACCATATGATATTGCATAATGCATGATTGTCATAAAATCATAATCATTCTTTAAATAGATTAATGTGGTTATtcattatgtaataaagtactatgcaaggtgaagataacgaacagtgatcaatctcataactcctataagcaatacaaaatagatagttgggcaaacacggacccctggacacaccaaaggtgggatcagttgcctaggaagagaaagcatcccctgttgaccggtcactcccgccatgagccctatatcctgatccggtaaacggagttatccgcagtcaaaattagtgtgccaagaacaacttaattctttttattaagGAGCAAATTAAGATGATTATTTATTTCGGAACAAATTAACATAATCATTCATCTcgaaatatatttgatatggtTATTCATTACTGAACAAATTGATACAATTTGAATCTTAATATAGCTTTACCTTTTTGAATCTTCAATTCAATGGATATGCCTAAAACCAGATACATGTTCTAAAAATGAGTAAGGTTTTATATTACAACAAATACGAAAAGAAACAAATCATCTTCAACTGATGGTAAGAATGCATTAATTCCAgtacataataaacagtattaTAGCTGAAAGGACTTGTGAGATCGTGTTAAATAGAATCATGACAAAGTTCGTTTTACGTTCCTGGTGGATGTGGTTCATAACAAACATCTTATCATTCTTGCTGCAGTTCTTGTTGTTGCTgctattgttgttgttttctaccTCGCCATCAATCTCCATGATTATTTCCGCCGTCTTATCTTCATTTTGAGTTTTGGGTTGATTTGCAAACATTTCGGGAATAATGGAGTTAAATCTTTTAGCTTCCTTAGATGTATCATTCTTCGTCTTCAGTCCTGATGTGGCTACAACGGAGACCACTGTCGAGATGACACAAAGAAGTAACTGGAAACCaacatacacagaaatgtagggaACAGCGGTGGAATTCTGCGGCATCATCTTTTCAAATATAGTTAAAAACACAGTAAAAGCTAGGAAAAGTGTGAGAGAATACTGAATTCTCTCCCCCGATTCCAAAGGAATGACGAATGTTACTGAGTTTAAAATAGAAAGTATCATGATGGGTACAAGCATATTGAGCACAAAATACAGATACCGTCTTTTAAGGCGTAGTGAGTAATGTATAGTAGTCATATCGAATTCTGTAAGATACTCTGAACTGTAAGTGAAAGTCATTATTTCCCACTCTCCATTCTCTGATATTAATTTCGCATCGTTGTTGGACCGCTTCTTTGGAATAAGTTTTTGAATCTGGTCGGTAATTTGCCAAGGAGAAACAATAAATTCACATTGTTGTTCATCAAAGGGGAATTTGGTCATTTTGAGTTCACAGGTAGTAACAATTTTCTCTCCTGGAAACCACATCACGTGACCATCTGATGTTACCGTAACAGTCGGATGTGGTCCAAGGTCGTGGTTGTTTTCTTCGGAGTTCCACAGAGACAGATCCGGTACCCAAACCTTCTGATAGGGCACGGTGATCATCTTAATTCCGGAATATTCTTTCTCGTTCCAGATCAAAAATTCGTCATCCCACTGAACATTAAACCAGGCAAACATGGAGATTTGCTGTAATCTTTCATCTACCTCTTGAACGGAACTTACGGTCATATATATACTGACATCGACAGTCTCGTTTTGATTCCATCTAGGTTTTATTGCTGAACTGTAATTCTGCAAAAGATAGTCTTCAATGTTAGACGCACACGAAAATATCTGGATCTGAATGATAACTATAAACAGGGGAACTAGCTCCATATTacataaaatcaaaacaaaaattgttctgAATCAAAGTCTAATAGAAAGGTGCCAATAAGAATTTTCAGCAAGATATGGTCTTTCACAGGGAAACACGAGTATAAATGAGTTATATAATGGTTACACAATGTTATGATTGATCTGGCGCTGATATCAAATAAAGAAGAGTAAACATGAATCTGATTTGCTATGTTTCCCCATCAAATTAAATCGATCATGAAATTGGATAAATACAATATCAAGTTGTGCAATTTGAATTAATTGTGCTAGTGTATCAgtgtaataaaatgtttttgctGCTGCTAGTCTATAAGGAAAACAAcgaaatcatttttttaaatatcatacaTAATGTATAATTAAGGCTGGAAATTCTGacaaatatgaaaatagaatgtaaatatcagaaataAACTTGATggtttgaattttgaaaataagtaagggtatgaactgcaacactgcACGCCGGCAAACTTTAGAGGTATACCGGCCACAAACGTTGCAGTTGATACCCTCATGACGTTCACGTCTTCAATACTTCTTCATTATGAAAAATAACTTACGTAATGATAAAACAGTGCAGAACTTGCTATTAGTTACAATAATACACTATAGATTGCACTGTTGataccaaatatatatatattaaaatttcagaaaaagtccATGGTATAGGGAATAtgtagaaaatatatatatcaaaatttcagaaaaagtccATGGGATAGGGATGACTAATTAGAGATGATCCACATTCAATTAATTAAAGTTACacatatacttgtatataattccaatgttgtttattacaattgttttgattggacaaaaataaagctgaagaagagtttatacatcaataaatccgaaaacgcgatgtattcatacacgcctgaaaacaaataacatagtgcggggaaactattcaaatttttgcaattgttaataaagtgaatgaattggaattataagaatcaaacattctttttgaagaatttatcgatgtgtaaactccagacattttactcacaaacttaacataaaagtgcttcgcacttttattcagtttgtgagtaaaatgtccggagtttacacatcgataaattcttcaaaaagaatgtttaatcctataatatataCTAGACATATCCTCTCGTAATGATTGCGAGCCTCTTTTGTGAAGTCTTGCCGCGACTTTAACTTTTTACTCCCCAAAACAATAGAATCCTtcctttttaaaataacaaagcgGCATGAAAAAGTGTAGATAACAAttatcaatctcaaaacttctATAAGAAATTCCAAATGAAGAGCAAGGCGAACATGGACCCATGGACATGTCAGAGCTGGTgccaggtgcctagaaggagtaagcatcccctgttgaccaatCCAAACCTTATTAAATTGATATCTCGGTCTCGtgaacagagtaatccgtagtcaaaatcagtgtgcaaagaacacCCTCAATTGACATGAAATatgtcggacagcatttgacccaatggcaaATTGTATTGGTTAATTagatcgattgttaggccgttttggcacactgattttgactacgtatatCTTCGTttccctgatcaagatataaatCTCACgatggatgtgaccggtcgagaggggatgcttactactcctaggcacctgctacCATCtatgatatatccaggggtccgtgtttgcccaactctctttttTGCATTGCTcataggaggtatgagattgatcattattaCAGCCATAACATTTCgcaaatgttgactttaaataagattgttgaaacctcCTTAGCAGTATTTTTTGTccgtagcttgcctcgatttgatAATTGAACATACAcagaataagctcttgtgtatcgaattagttaagatacataaacaccatatacaggtggtaatgggatattgctacataatatgagttgacgatggagaagctgaagtcgcaccgtttgtcataaagttgagttgttagtttgccgttaacatctatgttcaataaagtatctaagtatgaagcagatgtggaagactctgttgtgtctttaTTTGGAGTTTATTGTGATATATTGAAtccatatatgaataaaaatctttattgataagagataaaacgtcgtcattATATGCCACAACAAGAGAAACTCTATTCTTATGTAAAACCTACTTAGATTATCTGCCTTGGAAGAATATAAATTCAGGTCAAGTAATAAAGGAGCAGAACTAGTGcccatgaaaatttgaacaTATTGTTGGAAGACGTGATCGCTAAATACTACAACGATATTGTCAGTGAAGAATTCCACCATTATTGTGGAATTTCTCACTGACAATATCACTGACATAACGTCAACTTCAAAGAACTTGTGTGTTGAATCAGAGTAGggtttatcaaattaatttttgaatgactattattagatatgaatatttccctttcccgtttttattgaagaattaACTTTCTATGAAGCAACTTTCTATGATGTCAAGAAATTCTTGTCTTCGATTTATCGTaaagaatggtcgtgtaaagggatgaaaatgataacaaaaaatCAGATGCGTTTTGATGTagatttgagaaaaattttgTGATCTCAAATTTACTTAAACTTACttgaatccacatttgattttacCACTTCTAGCAAATTTCATGGTACAATACGTTTAAAGTTCctccttcacagcagttaaACTTTTCGTAAGGAGCAAATAAAGGACCTTTGGTAGAACGTTTACTGGACGCAGCATTGTATTTATGTGTTAagtttagaaatccagtataggtatggttCATATgaaactcatattcattcgtccCGTGGACTGGGCTATGAGAGGTGTTTATAAAAGAAGCATAATTTTAACGAATTTTATTCTCGAAAGCATATGTTGGAGTATAAGCAGGATTCCTAGATGTGGAATTAATGCAgagttcatttaaaatacagttgtaataatgagatTAACAAAGACAaagttgttacaagctttgtcagctggaacgaAAACATATCCTTATGTTTAATCCTTTGAATACTTTTGGTTTACTAAACGCAGAAGGATATATCGTGCgcattttattttgatgttcctaa belongs to Ostrea edulis chromosome 7, xbOstEdul1.1, whole genome shotgun sequence and includes:
- the LOC130048329 gene encoding acetylcholine receptor subunit alpha-like is translated as MELVPLFIVIIQIQIFSCASNIEDYLLQNYSSAIKPRWNQNETVDVSIYMTVSSVQEVDERLQQISMFAWFNVQWDDEFLIWNEKEYSGIKMITVPYQKVWVPDLSLWNSEENNHDLGPHPTVTVTSDGHVMWFPGEKIVTTCELKMTKFPFDEQQCEFIVSPWQITDQIQKLIPKKRSNNDAKLISENGEWEIMTFTYSSEYLTEFDMTTIHYSLRLKRRYLYFVLNMLVPIMILSILNSVTFVIPLESGERIQYSLTLFLAFTVFLTIFEKMMPQNSTAVPYISVYVGFQLLLCVISTVVSVVATSGLKTKNDTSKEAKRFNSIIPEMFANQPKTQNEDKTAEIIMEIDGEVENNNNSSNNKNCSKNDKMFVMNHIHQERKTNFVMILFNTISQVLSAIILFIMYWN